The Quercus robur chromosome 3, dhQueRobu3.1, whole genome shotgun sequence DNA segment CTATATAAACACTCAGATATTCGCCCTTCTTTTTGTCACAAATTCTCATTCTtgatattctctctctctctctctctctctctcaagcaaAGTTTCAAGGTTAAAGTTGGCAAGGTGAGCTTAAAATCTCTGCTGCtttgtgaatttttattatttcctttaaatgttttttcttaCATGCATGCACTGTGAATTTTGCTTAAATGTCTTTACCTATTGATGTCCAGGTTAGTTCTTCTTAATTACGTACGGAGAAAAATGTATAGGTCTCAATCACATCTTCAATGGTTATTGTCCCTCATCTTCTTGGTTGTGATTCTCCCTCATCTTCTTGGTTTCACTGTTCAAAAGTGAGTTTCTTCTATACcctttctctgttttcttttcttatttttatatgaatgaGAGATATTTGTTAAAACATGGGACCAAAATACAAGAACTCCAAACTcaacaactatatttttatcTGAAGCATAACTCCACAATCTTGTTTCAAATTCTTCTCATAAAGAAGCATGATAAAAGATATGTTcatcttttttaatttggatttcAATATAACCAATATAGCTAGATATTAGATATGCCATATACCCTAAAAGTTCATCCAAAagattcctttgtttttttttttaatgttttttgtcTTGGTTCTAATAGGATATGAATCTCAAATATACTTTAATTTCACCTCCCTTGCATTTGGCCTTCTCTCTCTTGCCTCTCCGTGCAGATCTCTTTagggttttcttcttcttttttttttttttttggtttaattctgaTTATGGTTATGGCGGGGTATTGTCTGTTTGGATTATGGGAAAACGTAAAGCAAAGTAGGGTTTTTGGTTATATGCGGTTTTGGGTTTGAGATTTGATGAAAATATGAACAAATTGCAATCTGGGTTGTCCGTAGAATTCTCTCTAgatgcttttatatttgaagaaAATTGCTTTTATAGTGCAATATTGGCTTTTACTGTCTTTTTGGATCGATGATGGGAATATGTGGGAAAAGAAGATGGAGAGTGGAGAAAGGAAATGTAGGTTTAGATTAAAGTTGTAGGTTTTTAGGTTTTATGCTATTTTGGTATCTAGAATGTGAAGGAAGATGAGTTTTCATTCAGCTATCTAAACatgtatttaattgttttttaaattttgagaatattgttctttaaaaaaaatattttaactttatAGTACTAAGTTCATTTTTTAGATCCTTTGGCCGGTGGGAAAATATGGGTAAAGGTAAAGAGAATTAAATATTTAGGGATAAATTAATggataatgaaattttaattgctttaatggagttttttttattaacaaaagttTTTAAAACAGATAGTTTTTTCAGCTTCttttatttagatatttttttctacttcttcttcttgttcaaTATGAATTATatcataatttcatatatatatatatgtatatatgtatccTCTTTGGGTGAATTCTACAGCCGTGTGGATCCATTTTGAGGGGGAAAAATACATGCATCCAACCTAAGATATATCTTGTTGCTGTTGTCCTTCAATTCCTATTAGAGagtttctttttactttttatttttttggttaaataattTTCGAAGATTGCATATATGTCGTGTAGTGTGTGATATGTGGGAAATATCAACTTTTTATTCTatcaaaacaatatatatttacGGTGTGATTAGGGGCAAGTATTGATCGGAAAGAATATGAATTCATTGTTACCATCATTTTTTCATCAGTACCAGTTTACATATTCAAAAATTCATGAAACAAAGTCAATTTCATCTTTGGTTTTCCtctctatttaaattttaatggaattATTTGATGTAGCTAATAAAATATACagtaaaattctattttagttGACTATTTTTTGTATACACACTCCAACAAACTTTCTATTTGAGGTGTGCTTCATCCtaatgttaaatttgtttttgtagaTCTGAAGCTCGACCTCTGAATCCAAACATGGAGGTGGAGGGTAGAAAGAATCCATCATCATTTTCATCATTGGTCAAAGACCAACACGTAGCCAATAAAGGAGAGAATTCAAGAGGTCCACCAGTTTTGTATTCCCCTCCTTCCCACATCGGAAACCATAAGATGAGCGCAGGGCCGAGGGTTCATGATGGTGATCAATATGTTCCACTTGATAAAGGTCCAGTCCCACCTTCAGCCCCTAATCCAATCTCCCATGATGCAATTCGCAACCCCTGATTTATATGAGTAGTGGTGAAAAATTTCCTGTTGGTGCATGAAAAAAAGAACCAAGCTATAAACATTTATTTCATTATTGCCTGTAAATATTGTTTCGTTTCAAGCTCTTGGAAAAACAGATGTTATATATTCTTTTGCTAGCTTCAGATGAGCTTATGCGATACTTAGTTAATTTCTTTAGTCTCTTTCAATTTCAACCGTGGCTTGCTAGGACGCCATAGCTAGCTAACCAGACCACTCTGCAAGCCACGGTAATTGGCTATGCTAGCATGGCTTTCTGGCAAGACGCCATGATCGCCAAGCACATTGCAGCACACCTTGACACCTATTGGCAGCGACCCAAGGCTAGCTTTTCATGCACCAATCAAGCCATGAACTATCGTTAATTTtcttagtatatatatatttctaattattaataatttgatagcaGGGCAGAAATCAATTCAGTTTTTTCATCTTCCAAAATATTACGAAAGCTTTAAGAATGACGCAGACTGTGCTAATGAGTTTGACAAAATCAACTAGAGTGCAAGTACTTCACTTTAGGAAGTTAAGAATGGAAAACTCGATCACATCCATCAATAAATCTAATTCGGACACGTGCTAAGTTTGACAAGGATCAACTCTGGTTAATCTAATCCTTCTTGAGagatcttaatttttttcctattaataTTAATGGGATGTTTGGTTTGCTGCGATGTGCTCTTAATGTGTTGCACATTATGATAATATTGCATTaaagtttttggtttattttattttttctaacattaccataatttaaaattacaaaatatatcacatcattTTAATCTCATCACATTTCTAAACAATGTAATATTGTACTATTATATTGAGATGACACTCTTTTCATTCTCATTTTGCAAGGGGAAGTCAAATTAGTTGAGGAGTTTACAATCTTTATTATGTTATGGACAAAGTTTGATTGCAAACTTAATTGTCGATTAaggctacaaaaaaaaaaaaaaaaaaaaaaaaattagcattgcTACATACTTTCAAAATCTAAATGTTGGATTGCACATTCTTTAgagtacaaaaatttgcaatttaaataattgattgttaacatatatattgatttttaatcTATTAAAAGTTTTGCAAGTATGGTGGATAg contains these protein-coding regions:
- the LOC126716778 gene encoding uncharacterized protein LOC126716778 — encoded protein: MYRSQSHLQWLLSLIFLVVILPHLLGFTVQKSEARPLNPNMEVEGRKNPSSFSSLVKDQHVANKGENSRGPPVLYSPPSHIGNHKMSAGPRVHDGDQYVPLDKGPVPPSAPNPISHDAIRNP